In the Bacillus shivajii genome, one interval contains:
- the rpoC gene encoding DNA-directed RNA polymerase subunit beta', with the protein MIDVNNFEYMKIGLASPDKIRSWSRGEVKKPETINYRTLKPEKDGLFCERIFGPQKDWECHCGKYKRVRYKGVVCDRCGVEVTRAKVRRERMGHIELAAPVSHIWYFKGIPSRMGLVLDMSPRSLEEVIYFASYVVTDTGDTPLELKQLLSEKEYRTYREKYGRSFTAQMGAEAIRKLLQDIDLDKEVNMLKEELVTAQGQRRTRAIKRLEVLEAFRNSGNNPAWMIMDVLPVIPPELRPMVQLDGGRFATSDLNDLYRRVINRNNRLKRLLDLGAPSIIVQNEKRMLQEAVDALIDNGRRGRPVTGPGNRPLKSLSHMLKGKQGRFRQNLLGKRVDYSGRSVIVVGPHLKMYQCGLPKEMALELFKPFVMKELVSKGLAHNIKSAKRKVERVQPEVWDVLEEVIKEHPVLLNRAPTLHRLGIQAFEPTLVEGRAIKLHPLVCTAYNADFDGDQMAVHVPLSAEAQAESRLLMLAAQNILNPKDGKPVVTPSQDMVLGNYYLTLERKGAIGEGNIYKDADEALTAYRNGHVHLHTRVAIPVGSLGKTNFKEEHEGKLLLTSVGKIIFNEILPGSFPYVNEPTATNLEIETPDKYIVPSGTDVKKEYENRDVVAPFKKGFLGDIIAEVFKKFKVSQTSVMLDKMKDLGFHYSTKAGITIGVSDIVVLKDKQEILDDAEKKVDRVVKQFRRGLITEEERYDKVIEVWSAAKDEIQNRLMGTLEDTNPIFMMSDSGARGNASNFTQLAGMRGLMANPSGRIIELPIKSSFREGLTVLEYFISTHGARKGLADTALKTADSGYLTRRLVDVAQDVIVREDDCGTDRGLKVAAITEGTEVIEPLYDRLVGRVAFNTIKHPETGEVLVEKDVEMDEDSAKVVEDAGVESVVIRSAFTCDTKHGVCKRCYGRNLATGAEVEVGEAVGIIAAQSIGEPGTQLTMRTFHTGGVAGDDITQGLPRIQELFEARNPKGQAVISEIEGAVSDIKEVNEKKEIVVQGEIETRNYVAPYGARMKVEVGDQVKPGQELTEGSIDPKELLLVSGVQGVQEYLLREVQKVYRMQGVEIGDKHVEVMVRQMLRKIRVVDAGDTEVLPGSLVEVHQFNEANKDILLRGGTPAMGTPVLLGITKASLETDSFLSAASFQETTRVLTDAAIKGKRDELVGLKENVIIGKLVPAGTGMQRYRKITSTNVEEEATDEMVEEVSIQE; encoded by the coding sequence TTGATAGATGTGAATAACTTTGAGTATATGAAAATTGGTCTTGCATCTCCGGACAAGATTCGCTCTTGGTCTAGAGGTGAAGTGAAAAAACCAGAGACCATTAACTATCGTACGTTAAAGCCTGAAAAAGATGGATTGTTTTGTGAACGTATTTTTGGACCGCAAAAAGACTGGGAATGTCATTGTGGGAAGTATAAGCGAGTACGCTACAAAGGTGTCGTTTGTGATCGTTGTGGTGTAGAGGTAACTCGCGCAAAAGTACGCCGTGAGCGAATGGGGCACATTGAATTAGCTGCCCCGGTCTCTCATATTTGGTACTTCAAAGGGATCCCAAGTCGTATGGGTCTTGTCTTAGACATGTCTCCGCGTTCTCTTGAGGAAGTTATTTATTTCGCTTCCTATGTAGTAACCGATACTGGGGATACACCATTAGAACTTAAACAACTTCTTTCAGAAAAAGAATATCGTACGTATCGTGAAAAATACGGTCGTTCCTTTACAGCCCAAATGGGGGCAGAGGCGATCCGTAAATTGTTACAAGATATAGACTTAGATAAAGAAGTAAATATGTTGAAAGAAGAGCTCGTTACAGCTCAAGGTCAACGTCGAACTCGTGCTATCAAACGACTAGAAGTGCTAGAGGCATTCCGTAATTCAGGGAACAACCCGGCATGGATGATCATGGATGTTTTACCAGTCATTCCACCAGAATTACGTCCAATGGTTCAATTAGATGGTGGAAGATTCGCGACGTCTGACTTAAACGACTTATATCGTCGTGTGATTAACCGAAACAATCGATTAAAGCGCCTATTAGATCTTGGGGCACCAAGCATTATCGTTCAAAACGAAAAGCGTATGCTTCAAGAAGCTGTTGATGCTTTAATTGATAACGGGCGACGCGGTCGTCCTGTAACAGGACCGGGTAACCGTCCGCTAAAATCTCTTTCTCATATGCTGAAGGGGAAACAAGGTCGTTTCCGTCAAAACTTACTTGGTAAACGTGTAGACTACTCTGGTCGTTCTGTTATCGTGGTAGGACCACACTTGAAGATGTATCAATGTGGTTTACCTAAAGAAATGGCACTTGAATTATTTAAACCTTTTGTAATGAAAGAGCTTGTTAGCAAAGGTTTAGCTCACAATATTAAGAGTGCAAAACGTAAAGTTGAGCGAGTGCAACCGGAAGTTTGGGATGTATTAGAAGAAGTCATTAAAGAACATCCGGTCCTTTTAAACCGTGCGCCAACGTTACACAGACTAGGGATTCAAGCATTTGAACCGACATTAGTAGAAGGTCGTGCGATTAAGCTTCACCCACTCGTATGTACTGCTTATAACGCAGACTTTGACGGTGACCAAATGGCGGTGCACGTTCCATTATCTGCAGAAGCCCAAGCAGAGTCTCGTTTACTTATGCTTGCAGCTCAAAACATCTTAAACCCTAAAGACGGTAAACCAGTTGTTACGCCGTCTCAAGATATGGTATTAGGAAACTACTACTTAACTCTTGAGCGTAAAGGGGCAATTGGAGAAGGTAACATTTACAAAGATGCAGACGAAGCACTTACTGCGTATCGAAATGGACATGTCCACCTTCATACGAGAGTGGCTATCCCTGTTGGATCTCTTGGGAAAACGAACTTCAAGGAAGAACACGAAGGTAAATTACTCCTAACTTCCGTAGGGAAAATTATTTTTAATGAAATTCTCCCAGGATCGTTTCCATATGTAAATGAACCAACTGCAACAAACTTAGAGATTGAAACACCTGATAAATACATTGTTCCATCTGGCACAGATGTTAAAAAAGAATACGAAAACAGAGATGTTGTCGCACCATTTAAGAAAGGTTTCTTAGGTGACATTATCGCTGAAGTATTTAAGAAATTTAAAGTATCTCAAACGTCTGTCATGCTTGATAAGATGAAGGATCTAGGTTTCCACTACTCCACAAAAGCCGGTATTACAATCGGTGTATCTGACATTGTTGTATTGAAGGATAAGCAAGAAATCCTTGACGATGCAGAGAAAAAAGTGGACCGTGTCGTAAAGCAGTTCCGACGAGGTTTAATTACTGAAGAGGAACGTTATGACAAAGTCATCGAAGTGTGGAGTGCAGCAAAAGACGAGATCCAAAATCGATTAATGGGAACACTTGAAGATACGAACCCAATCTTTATGATGAGTGATTCCGGAGCTCGTGGTAACGCATCAAACTTTACGCAACTTGCTGGTATGCGTGGTCTGATGGCGAATCCGTCTGGTCGTATTATTGAACTTCCAATCAAATCAAGTTTCCGTGAAGGTTTAACAGTACTTGAGTACTTTATCTCTACGCACGGTGCGCGTAAAGGTCTAGCCGATACAGCCTTGAAGACTGCCGATTCAGGTTACTTAACACGTCGTCTTGTAGATGTTGCACAAGATGTGATCGTTCGTGAAGATGACTGCGGTACAGATCGTGGACTAAAGGTTGCGGCAATTACTGAAGGTACAGAAGTAATTGAACCGTTATACGACCGCCTTGTTGGTCGTGTGGCGTTTAATACAATTAAGCATCCTGAGACAGGTGAAGTATTAGTAGAAAAAGATGTTGAAATGGATGAAGATTCTGCTAAAGTCGTAGAAGATGCAGGAGTAGAGTCTGTTGTCATTCGTTCGGCATTTACTTGTGATACTAAACATGGCGTTTGTAAAAGATGTTATGGTCGAAACTTAGCAACAGGTGCTGAAGTTGAGGTTGGAGAAGCGGTTGGTATCATTGCTGCTCAATCAATTGGTGAACCAGGTACTCAGTTAACAATGCGTACATTCCATACAGGTGGGGTAGCAGGAGATGATATTACCCAAGGTTTACCGCGTATCCAGGAACTGTTTGAAGCACGTAACCCGAAAGGTCAGGCTGTTATTTCAGAGATCGAAGGGGCAGTTAGCGACATTAAAGAAGTAAATGAAAAGAAAGAAATTGTCGTACAAGGTGAAATTGAAACACGTAACTACGTTGCGCCATACGGTGCTAGAATGAAAGTAGAAGTTGGCGATCAAGTGAAACCAGGTCAAGAACTTACAGAAGGTTCAATTGACCCTAAAGAATTACTTTTAGTTTCTGGTGTACAAGGTGTACAAGAATATCTCTTACGCGAGGTACAAAAAGTTTATCGTATGCAAGGGGTAGAAATCGGAGATAAACACGTAGAGGTTATGGTACGTCAAATGCTTCGAAAGATCCGTGTTGTCGATGCTGGAGATACAGAAGTATTACCAGGATCCCTTGTTGAAGTGCATCAATTCAATGAAGCGAACAAAGATATTCTATTGCGTGGAGGTACTCCGGCAATGGGAACTCCTGTCTTACTCGGTATTACAAAAGCATCCCTTGAGACAGATTCATTCTTATCTGCTGCTTCTTTCCAAGAAACGACACGAGTTCTTACTGATGCAGCTATCAAAGGTAAGAGAGACGAACTTGTCGGCTTGAAAGAAAACGTCATTATCGGTAAACTTGTTCCTGCAGGAACAGGAATGCAACGATATCGCAAGATCACTTCAACGAATGTTGAAGAGGAAGCGACAGATGAAATGGTAGAAGAAGTATCTATTCAAGAATAA
- the rpsL gene encoding 30S ribosomal protein S12 codes for MPTINQLVRKGRKAKVEKSDSPALNKGYNSFKKVQTNQSSPQKRGVCTRVGTMTPKKPNSALRKYARVRLTNQIEVTAYIPGIGHNLQEHSVVLIRGGRVKDLPGVRYHIVRGALDTAGVENRGQGRSKYGTKRPKK; via the coding sequence ATGCCTACTATTAATCAATTAGTGCGTAAAGGTCGTAAAGCGAAAGTAGAAAAATCCGACTCGCCAGCATTGAACAAAGGGTACAACAGTTTCAAGAAAGTACAAACGAACCAAAGTTCTCCACAAAAACGTGGTGTATGTACTCGTGTTGGAACTATGACACCTAAGAAACCAAACTCTGCCCTTCGTAAATATGCTCGTGTGCGTCTAACTAACCAAATTGAAGTAACGGCATATATTCCTGGTATTGGACACAACCTTCAAGAACACAGTGTTGTACTTATTCGTGGAGGACGTGTGAAAGACTTACCGGGGGTACGTTACCACATCGTACGTGGTGCTCTTGACACTGCAGGTGTTGAGAACCGTGGACAAGGTCGTTCTAAATATGGAACTAAGAGACCTAAAAAATAA
- the rplJ gene encoding 50S ribosomal protein L10: MSAVIEKKKQLVDEITTKLKESQSTIVVDYRGLDVAEVTELRKQLREANVDFKVYKNSMVRRATAEAGLTDIDEQLVGPTAIAFCNDDVIAPAKVLNNFAKEHQDLELKAGIIEGRVASLEEVKALAELPSRDGLLGMLLSVMQAPVRNFALATKAVAEQKEEQGA, from the coding sequence ATGAGCGCTGTTATCGAAAAGAAAAAGCAACTTGTTGATGAAATTACAACAAAGCTTAAAGAAAGCCAATCTACAATTGTTGTAGATTACCGTGGACTTGACGTTGCAGAAGTGACTGAACTTCGTAAGCAACTTCGTGAAGCGAATGTAGACTTCAAAGTTTACAAAAACTCAATGGTTCGACGTGCGACAGCTGAAGCTGGACTAACTGATATTGATGAGCAATTAGTAGGGCCGACAGCAATTGCATTTTGTAACGATGATGTAATTGCTCCTGCGAAAGTGTTAAATAACTTCGCTAAAGAACATCAAGACCTTGAGCTTAAAGCTGGTATTATCGAAGGTCGCGTAGCTTCTTTAGAAGAAGTAAAAGCACTTGCGGAACTACCATCTCGCGACGGATTACTTGGAATGCTACTCAGCGTTATGCAAGCTCCAGTACGAAACTTTGCATTGGCTACAAAAGCTGTTGCAGAGCAAAAAGAAGAGCAAGGTGCATAA
- the rpsG gene encoding 30S ribosomal protein S7: MPRKGPVPRRDVLPDPIYNSKLVTRLINRIMVDGKRGKAQTILYKAFELVQERTGNDPQEVFEQALKNIMPVLEVKARRVGGANYQVPIEVKPDRRTTLGLRWLVSYARLRGEKTMEERLANEIMDAANNTGAAVKKREDTHRMAEANKAFAHYRW; encoded by the coding sequence ATGCCTCGTAAAGGACCTGTACCTCGCAGAGATGTATTACCTGATCCGATTTACAACTCAAAGTTAGTAACTCGCTTAATCAACCGTATTATGGTTGACGGTAAAAGAGGTAAAGCACAAACTATTCTTTATAAAGCATTTGAACTAGTACAAGAACGTACTGGTAATGACCCACAAGAAGTATTCGAACAAGCGTTAAAAAACATTATGCCAGTTCTTGAAGTTAAAGCTCGCCGTGTTGGTGGTGCTAACTATCAAGTACCGATCGAAGTTAAACCTGATCGTCGTACGACTTTAGGACTTCGTTGGTTAGTGAGCTACGCTCGCCTTCGTGGTGAAAAAACGATGGAAGAGCGTCTTGCAAATGAAATTATGGACGCAGCGAATAACACGGGTGCAGCTGTGAAGAAGCGTGAAGACACTCACCGCATGGCTGAAGCAAACAAAGCATTTGCTCATTATCGCTGGTAA
- the rplL gene encoding 50S ribosomal protein L7/L12, translated as MTKEQIIDAIKEMSVLELNDLVKAIEEEFGVEAAAPVAVAGGGAAEAAEEQTEFDVVLESAGASKINVIKVVREITGLGLKDAKALVDGAPETLKEGVSKEEADEMKAKLEEAGASIELK; from the coding sequence ATGACTAAAGAGCAAATTATTGATGCGATTAAAGAAATGTCTGTTTTAGAATTAAACGATCTAGTTAAAGCGATCGAGGAAGAGTTTGGAGTAGAAGCTGCAGCTCCTGTAGCTGTTGCAGGCGGTGGCGCTGCTGAAGCTGCTGAAGAGCAAACTGAATTTGACGTAGTACTTGAGTCTGCAGGTGCATCTAAGATCAACGTAATTAAAGTTGTTCGTGAAATCACTGGCCTAGGCTTAAAAGATGCAAAAGCACTAGTAGACGGAGCGCCAGAAACACTTAAAGAAGGCGTATCTAAAGAAGAAGCTGATGAAATGAAAGCTAAGCTTGAAGAAGCTGGAGCTAGCATCGAGCTTAAGTAA
- a CDS encoding class I SAM-dependent methyltransferase yields MSNHYYSEKPEVESQRKKITETINEVTFQYIVDRGIFSKKGIDFGSKLLIETFEETLDVAGPIADVGCGWGPIGIAIAKRYENRKVHMFDINERAISLSIENAKVNGVGNVVVEQNNLLENQPDEFYSAIVSNPPIRAGKEVIFKLYEQAVEALKLNGELWLVIQKKQGAPSTMKKLEELGLDVEIVNKSKGFFIIRGKKIDSTN; encoded by the coding sequence ATGTCTAATCATTATTATTCAGAAAAACCAGAAGTGGAAAGTCAGAGAAAGAAGATTACCGAAACAATTAATGAAGTAACTTTTCAGTATATTGTTGATAGAGGTATTTTTTCTAAAAAAGGAATAGACTTCGGTTCAAAGTTGTTAATAGAAACATTTGAAGAAACATTAGATGTGGCAGGACCGATTGCTGATGTCGGTTGTGGTTGGGGACCAATTGGTATTGCGATCGCAAAACGATACGAAAATCGGAAGGTACACATGTTTGATATAAATGAACGTGCAATTTCATTGTCAATCGAAAACGCGAAGGTTAATGGTGTTGGTAATGTAGTTGTAGAGCAAAATAATTTGTTAGAGAACCAACCGGATGAATTTTATTCCGCTATTGTTTCGAACCCTCCGATCAGGGCTGGGAAAGAAGTTATTTTCAAGTTGTATGAGCAAGCAGTAGAAGCATTGAAGTTAAACGGTGAGCTTTGGCTAGTGATACAAAAGAAGCAAGGTGCTCCTTCTACGATGAAAAAACTAGAAGAATTAGGGCTAGATGTCGAGATTGTAAACAAGTCAAAAGGATTTTTCATTATAAGAGGGAAAAAGATTGACTCAACAAATTAG
- a CDS encoding 50S ribosomal protein L7ae-like protein, with amino-acid sequence MSYEKVDQANEKVVGTKQTLKALENQQVIELVVAEDADPKVLHKAVKLAESQGIPIINVDSMKKLGKACGIDVNAAIVALKK; translated from the coding sequence ATGTCTTATGAAAAAGTAGACCAGGCAAACGAAAAAGTCGTCGGCACGAAACAGACGCTTAAAGCACTGGAAAATCAACAGGTTATAGAGCTGGTCGTTGCAGAAGATGCAGATCCGAAGGTTTTGCATAAAGCAGTGAAACTAGCCGAATCACAAGGTATTCCAATTATTAATGTCGATTCTATGAAAAAGCTTGGAAAAGCTTGTGGAATTGATGTGAATGCAGCGATTGTTGCCTTGAAAAAGTAA
- the rplA gene encoding 50S ribosomal protein L1, translated as MAKKGKKYQDALKAVDREKVYGASEAVELVKETATAKFDETVELAARLGVDPKKADQQIRGAVVLPHGTGKTQRVLVFAKGDKAKEAEAAGADYVGEEDLINKVNQGWFDFDVVVATPDMMAQVGKLGRVLGPKGLMPNPKTGTVTFEVEKAVNEIKAGKVEYRVDKAGNIHVPIGKVSFDTDKLVENFETIIDTLLKAKPAAAKGTYMRNVAVASTMGPGLKVDISSYKG; from the coding sequence TTGGCTAAGAAAGGTAAAAAGTACCAAGATGCACTGAAAGCCGTTGACCGTGAAAAAGTTTACGGTGCGAGCGAAGCAGTGGAGCTTGTGAAAGAAACAGCAACAGCAAAGTTTGATGAAACTGTTGAACTTGCTGCACGTTTAGGTGTAGATCCAAAGAAAGCAGACCAACAAATCCGTGGAGCAGTTGTTCTTCCACACGGAACAGGTAAAACTCAACGAGTTCTTGTTTTCGCTAAAGGGGACAAAGCGAAGGAAGCGGAAGCTGCTGGTGCAGATTATGTAGGAGAAGAAGACTTAATCAACAAAGTAAACCAAGGTTGGTTCGACTTCGATGTAGTTGTTGCAACTCCTGACATGATGGCACAAGTAGGTAAACTTGGTCGTGTATTAGGACCTAAAGGTCTTATGCCAAACCCTAAGACAGGTACTGTAACATTTGAAGTTGAAAAAGCTGTTAACGAAATCAAGGCTGGTAAAGTAGAATACCGCGTTGATAAAGCTGGAAACATCCATGTACCGATTGGAAAAGTTTCTTTCGACACGGACAAGCTTGTTGAAAACTTCGAAACAATTATTGATACATTGTTAAAAGCAAAGCCTGCAGCAGCAAAAGGAACTTATATGCGCAATGTTGCGGTAGCTTCAACAATGGGACCTGGACTTAAGGTAGATATTTCCAGCTATAAAGGTTAA
- the rpoB gene encoding DNA-directed RNA polymerase subunit beta gives MTGQLVQYGRHRQRRSYARINEVLDLPNLIEIQTASYQWFLDEGIREMFGDISPIEDFTGNLVLEFIDYSLGEPKYSVEDSKERDVTYSAPLRVKVRLINKETGEVKEQEVFMGDFPLMTDTGTFVINGAERVIVSQLVRSPSVYYSEKIDKNGKKGFTTTVIPNRGAWLELETDAKDVVYVRIDRTRKIPVTVLLRALGFGSDQEIIDLLGEDEYLRNTLEKDNTDGSEKALLEIYERLRPGEPPTVDNAKSLLESRFFDPKRYDLANVGRYKINKKLHIKNRLFNQRLAETLVDPDTGEVLAEEGALIDRRLLDRLLPYLENNVGFKHITLHGGVVEDEEVDLQSVLIHPPNGTEEDEPIRVIGNGVVEKAVKNITPADIIASINYFFNLLHGVGNTDDIDHLGNRRLRSVGELLQNQFRIGLSRMERVVRERMSIQDANMITPQALINIRPVIASIKEFFGSSQLSQFMDQTNPLAELTHKRRLSALGPGGLTRERAGFEVRDVHYSHYGRMCPIETPEGPNIGLINSLSSYAKVNEFGFMETPYRKVDHESGRVSPQFDYLTADEEDNYVVAQANAKLDENGAFVDENIICRFRGENIIVPRDRVDYMDVSPKQVVSAATACIPFLENDDSNRALMGANMQRQAVPLLEPESPLVGTGMEYVSAKDSGAAVVSKTKGRIERVSGKYVQLRKIEEVDGKEVETDVVRYNLQKFERSNQGTCYNQRPIVSEGNIVSKGEILADGPSMEKGEMALGRNVMVGFMTWEGYNYEDAIILSERLVKDDVYTSIHIEEYESEARDTKLGPEEITRDIPNVGEDALKNLDERGIIRVGAEVKDGDILVGKVTPKGVTELTAEERLLHAIFGEKAREVRDTSLRAPHGGDGIVLDVKVFNREDGDELPPGVNQLVRVYIVQKRKINEGDKMAGRHGNKGVISRILPEEDMPYLPDGTPIDIMLNPLGVPSRMNIGQVLEMHLGMAARNLGIHVASPVFDGAREEDVWSTLDEAGMARDGKTVLYDGRTGEPFDNRVSVGIMYMIKLAHMVDDKLHARSTGPYSLVTQQPLGGKAQFGGQRFGEMEVWALEAYGAAYTLQEILTVKSDDVVGRVKTYEAIVKGENVPEPGVPESFKVLIKELQSLGMDVKMLSSNEEEIEMLELDDEEEQGNDKLNLNLESGESNG, from the coding sequence TTGACAGGTCAACTAGTTCAGTATGGACGCCACCGTCAGAGAAGGAGCTATGCCCGAATCAATGAAGTGTTGGATCTTCCAAACTTAATTGAGATTCAAACAGCTTCTTATCAATGGTTTCTTGATGAAGGTATTCGCGAGATGTTCGGAGACATCTCTCCAATTGAAGATTTTACTGGTAATTTGGTGCTTGAGTTTATTGATTATAGCTTAGGGGAACCGAAATATTCAGTAGAAGATTCCAAAGAACGAGATGTAACGTATTCGGCTCCGCTTCGTGTGAAGGTACGTCTCATTAATAAAGAGACAGGTGAAGTGAAAGAGCAAGAAGTGTTTATGGGAGATTTCCCTCTCATGACTGATACGGGAACATTTGTCATTAATGGTGCAGAACGAGTAATTGTTTCTCAACTCGTCCGTTCACCAAGTGTTTATTACAGTGAGAAGATTGACAAAAACGGAAAGAAGGGCTTTACGACTACTGTAATCCCGAACCGTGGTGCATGGTTGGAATTAGAAACAGACGCAAAAGACGTCGTTTATGTTCGTATAGACCGCACGCGTAAAATCCCTGTCACTGTATTGTTACGTGCTCTTGGATTTGGTTCAGATCAAGAGATCATTGATCTATTAGGTGAAGATGAGTATTTACGTAACACGCTTGAAAAAGATAATACAGATGGCTCTGAAAAAGCGCTACTGGAAATCTACGAACGTCTTCGTCCTGGAGAGCCTCCAACAGTCGATAATGCAAAAAGTTTGTTAGAATCACGTTTCTTTGATCCGAAACGATATGATTTAGCGAATGTTGGTCGATATAAGATTAATAAAAAACTGCATATTAAAAACCGTCTTTTCAACCAACGCCTAGCAGAAACACTTGTTGATCCTGACACAGGAGAAGTGTTAGCAGAAGAGGGTGCGTTGATCGATCGCAGATTATTAGATCGTTTACTTCCTTATTTAGAAAATAATGTCGGTTTTAAACATATCACTCTTCACGGTGGAGTGGTTGAAGATGAAGAAGTAGATCTTCAATCCGTCTTGATTCACCCTCCAAATGGTACAGAAGAGGATGAACCGATTCGCGTAATTGGTAATGGGGTTGTAGAGAAAGCAGTTAAAAATATCACTCCAGCTGATATTATTGCATCTATTAACTACTTCTTTAACCTACTACACGGAGTAGGGAACACAGACGATATTGACCACTTAGGTAACCGTCGCCTTCGTAGTGTAGGGGAATTATTACAAAATCAATTCCGTATTGGTTTATCAAGAATGGAACGCGTTGTACGTGAGCGTATGTCCATTCAAGATGCAAATATGATTACTCCGCAGGCTCTAATTAATATTCGCCCTGTGATTGCGTCTATTAAAGAGTTTTTCGGAAGCTCTCAATTATCTCAATTTATGGACCAGACAAATCCATTAGCAGAATTGACGCATAAAAGACGTCTTTCAGCACTTGGACCTGGTGGTCTAACACGTGAACGTGCAGGGTTTGAAGTGCGAGACGTACACTACTCTCACTATGGTCGTATGTGTCCAATCGAAACGCCAGAGGGACCGAACATCGGGTTAATCAACTCGCTTTCTAGTTATGCGAAAGTGAACGAATTTGGCTTTATGGAAACACCATATCGTAAGGTAGACCATGAATCTGGAAGAGTAAGTCCGCAGTTTGATTACTTAACTGCAGACGAAGAAGATAATTATGTTGTAGCTCAGGCGAATGCGAAGTTAGATGAAAACGGGGCATTTGTTGATGAAAATATTATTTGTCGTTTCCGTGGTGAAAACATTATTGTTCCACGTGACCGAGTAGACTACATGGACGTATCTCCAAAGCAAGTTGTATCAGCTGCGACAGCATGTATTCCGTTCTTAGAAAATGACGACTCTAACCGTGCATTAATGGGAGCGAACATGCAACGTCAAGCCGTTCCGCTATTAGAGCCGGAATCACCTCTTGTAGGTACTGGAATGGAATATGTTTCTGCTAAGGACTCTGGTGCAGCAGTCGTTTCGAAAACGAAGGGGCGCATAGAAAGAGTCTCAGGTAAATATGTACAACTTCGTAAGATTGAAGAAGTCGACGGAAAAGAAGTAGAAACAGATGTCGTACGCTACAATCTTCAAAAGTTTGAGCGTTCAAACCAAGGTACTTGCTATAATCAACGTCCGATTGTCAGTGAAGGGAACATCGTATCAAAAGGAGAAATCCTTGCTGACGGACCATCCATGGAAAAAGGTGAAATGGCCTTAGGACGTAACGTTATGGTTGGTTTCATGACTTGGGAAGGTTACAACTATGAGGATGCGATCATTTTAAGTGAACGCCTCGTAAAAGATGATGTATATACTTCAATTCATATTGAAGAGTATGAATCAGAAGCCCGCGATACTAAGTTAGGACCTGAAGAGATCACACGTGATATTCCAAACGTTGGTGAAGATGCACTGAAGAACCTTGACGAACGTGGAATTATTCGAGTGGGTGCGGAAGTAAAAGACGGAGATATCCTTGTTGGTAAGGTAACACCTAAAGGGGTTACTGAGTTAACAGCAGAAGAGCGTCTATTACATGCGATTTTCGGGGAAAAGGCTCGTGAAGTACGAGATACATCACTACGTGCACCACATGGTGGAGACGGAATTGTCTTAGACGTTAAAGTCTTCAATCGTGAAGATGGCGATGAACTGCCTCCTGGAGTTAATCAATTAGTACGTGTTTATATCGTACAGAAAAGAAAGATTAACGAAGGTGACAAGATGGCTGGACGTCACGGTAACAAAGGTGTAATTTCTCGTATTTTACCAGAGGAAGATATGCCTTATTTACCAGATGGCACTCCAATCGACATCATGTTAAACCCTCTTGGTGTACCATCACGTATGAACATCGGGCAAGTACTTGAGATGCACTTAGGAATGGCAGCGAGAAACTTAGGTATTCACGTAGCTAGTCCAGTATTTGATGGTGCTCGTGAAGAAGATGTATGGAGTACTCTTGATGAGGCAGGTATGGCACGCGATGGTAAAACCGTTTTATATGACGGACGTACTGGAGAGCCATTCGATAACCGTGTGTCTGTTGGGATCATGTACATGATTAAACTTGCACACATGGTTGATGATAAGTTACATGCTCGTTCAACTGGACCATACTCACTTGTTACTCAGCAGCCGTTAGGTGGTAAAGCACAGTTCGGGGGACAGCGTTTTGGTGAGATGGAGGTTTGGGCACTTGAAGCATATGGTGCAGCTTATACATTACAAGAGATTCTAACCGTTAAGTCCGATGATGTTGTTGGACGTGTGAAAACGTATGAAGCGATTGTAAAAGGTGAAAATGTACCTGAGCCAGGTGTACCAGAGTCATTCAAAGTTCTCATCAAGGAACTTCAAAGCTTAGGTATGGACGTGAAGATGCTATCAAGCAATGAAGAGGAAATAGAAATGCTTGAACTTGATGATGAAGAAGAACAAGGGAATGACAAGTTGAATTTAAACCTTGAGTCCGGTGAATCAAACGGTTAA